The sequence below is a genomic window from Methanocalculus natronophilus.
AATCAACCCCCGGCATGCCGGGACGTGGATGAATCGCGGGACTGTACTCAGCCGCCTTGGCCGGTATGATGAGGCAATTGATGCATTTGAAATGGCAGCTGAACTCGATCCAAAAAATGTGCTTGTGCATATCAGCCGGGCAGAAGCCCTTGATTCACTTGGCAGGTATCCTGAAGCCGTGGAATCCTATGACCGGGCCCTTGACCATGCTCCGGCTTACGTGGATGCGTGGTCCCTGCGGGGAGAGTCGCTCTTCAGGATGGGCAGGTACCAGGATGCGATCGAATCCTGCTACAAGGCAATCGCGATCTACCCGGAGTTCTGCCATGCATGGTATTTCAGTGGCTGTTGCCTTGAAGCACTCGGCAAACATGATGATGCAGTCGAGGCATGGGAGACGGTGATCGGTTTTCCTGCTGAGGCACGGTTTCAGTGGTATTACCGGGGGCTTGCACTTGCGAGGCTAGGCAGGAGTGCAGACGCAGCCGGTGCTTTTGAGGAGGCGCGTGCTGCAGCACGGCTCTGCATTCTCGATCCATCTGATGAGGAGATCGAAGACATGTGTCCATCGCATGCCTGATGTATGAGCAGGTGTGGATGTACACGCTCATTCAACATCGCCCACCAGAGGGGCATTCATTTTTTGATGCTGTTCCTGTGCAATGCTACTCGAGATGAAGGAGTATGGAAACGTACACGAGAGAGTACACCTATCTTTTCTTTCCCAATGACATAGGTATTATAAACAACCATCTCAATAGTAAAGAACGGTTGTAGAGAAGAAGTGACAACAAGAGGCAGAGGTGGAGATTTCATGGATAAAGCGCAGCTCATGGATGTGATCCTGCAACACCAGGAGATCTTTGCAGGGATACCTGAAGATACGATAGAACGGGATATCGACCTGCAGAGATACATGCGTGGAAAAGAGATCGTCATCATTACAGGCATACGGAGATCAGGAAAGAGCACTGTCCTGAAGCTCATTGCAGATCAGTACCAGCAACGGGATGAGTTTATCCTCTTTATCAATTTTGAGGATATCAGGCTCCTCGACATGACAACTGAGAACTATCATGATATTGAAAATATCGCAAT
It includes:
- a CDS encoding tetratricopeptide repeat protein, with product MGIFDLLSKSDFNKGVEHLVAGYYAEALEFFDRALARRPRHVDTWNNRGAALGHLGRYDEAIESYDRALALEPGHLPAWNNRGNALEDLGRYDEALESYEKARAINPRHAGTWMNRGTVLSRLGRYDEAIDAFEMAAELDPKNVLVHISRAEALDSLGRYPEAVESYDRALDHAPAYVDAWSLRGESLFRMGRYQDAIESCYKAIAIYPEFCHAWYFSGCCLEALGKHDDAVEAWETVIGFPAEARFQWYYRGLALARLGRSADAAGAFEEARAAARLCILDPSDEEIEDMCPSHA